A stretch of the Archangium violaceum genome encodes the following:
- a CDS encoding GGDEF domain-containing response regulator, with translation MVSARRPERSRVLVLDDDPEAVRALSAALTSQLVEVVGLEDPYRLVDVLAEQRPDLLLLDVEMPGPSGFDLCRIVRSMPEWQGLHILFITAHTGVEFRVAAFQAGADDYLAKPVMREELRARVQSRLERARLARERAERDVLTGLLLRRPFLEGLRARLAEAQRTGRPLSLGFLDVDRFKKVNDTHGHLAGDRVLMQMGRLLTSRFRKEDLRCRWGGEEFVVALMGAPAEGARDILARTAAELARADFEGDKGEHFRVTFSAGLAVAPQDGADVETLLRVADERLYRAKAQGGNRIEG, from the coding sequence ATGGTGTCCGCGCGGCGCCCGGAGCGCTCACGGGTGCTGGTGCTGGACGATGATCCGGAAGCGGTGCGCGCCCTGAGCGCGGCCCTGACCAGCCAGCTGGTGGAAGTGGTGGGACTGGAAGATCCCTACCGTCTGGTGGACGTGCTGGCCGAGCAACGGCCGGATCTGCTGCTGCTGGACGTGGAGATGCCGGGGCCGAGCGGGTTCGACCTGTGCCGCATCGTGCGCTCCATGCCCGAGTGGCAGGGCCTGCACATCCTCTTCATCACCGCGCACACGGGGGTGGAGTTCCGGGTAGCGGCCTTCCAGGCGGGAGCGGACGACTACCTGGCCAAGCCGGTGATGCGCGAGGAGCTGCGAGCGCGCGTGCAGTCCCGGTTGGAGCGGGCACGGCTGGCGCGCGAGCGGGCCGAGCGCGATGTCCTCACGGGGTTGCTGCTCCGCCGTCCCTTCCTGGAGGGCCTGCGCGCGCGGCTGGCCGAGGCGCAACGGACGGGCAGGCCGCTGTCGCTGGGCTTCCTGGACGTGGACCGCTTCAAGAAGGTGAACGACACGCACGGGCACCTGGCGGGAGATCGCGTGCTGATGCAGATGGGGCGGCTGCTGACGTCACGCTTCCGCAAGGAGGATCTTCGGTGCCGGTGGGGCGGCGAGGAGTTCGTGGTGGCGCTGATGGGCGCACCGGCGGAGGGCGCTCGCGACATCCTGGCGCGCACGGCGGCGGAGCTGGCGCGGGCCGACTTCGAGGGGGACAAGGGCGAGCACTTCCGCGTCACCTTCAGCGCGGGACTCGCGGTGGCGCCCCAGGACGGCGCCGACGTGGAGACCCTGCTGCGCGTGGCGGACGAGCGGCTGTACCGGGCCAAGGCCCAGGGTGGCAACCGCATCGAGGGCTGA
- a CDS encoding DUF6960 family protein, with translation MTTDSEQTKERAWGLYPWHGQSEAERRLVHPDDLERLTLLWPYCKVLQRLGEAPEQGFIVLRYGESTFRVRPELFQPVAPPAFGFGGEVRLRRDRERTGVIVAIHWHYKQARPFFLIRSGQRRVAGRYWAEELLPRG, from the coding sequence ATGACCACCGATTCCGAGCAGACGAAGGAGCGCGCGTGGGGGCTCTATCCCTGGCATGGACAATCCGAGGCCGAGCGCCGGCTCGTCCATCCCGATGACCTCGAGCGCCTCACGCTCCTGTGGCCCTACTGCAAGGTCCTCCAGCGGCTCGGCGAGGCCCCGGAGCAGGGCTTCATCGTGCTGCGTTATGGCGAGAGCACCTTTCGCGTCCGGCCGGAGCTCTTCCAACCCGTTGCCCCGCCCGCCTTCGGATTCGGTGGCGAGGTGCGGCTGCGCAGGGATCGCGAGCGGACCGGCGTCATCGTCGCCATCCACTGGCACTACAAACAGGCCCGGCCCTTCTTCCTCATCCGCAGCGGACAGCGGCGAGTCGCCGGGCGCTACTGGGCCGAGGAGCTCCTGCCCCGGGGTTGA
- the radC gene encoding RadC family protein, with amino-acid sequence MERTAALATVGWEESAGDGSVREKLPEAQSPRERLFRLGAAALTDPELLSVVLGSRSQALAEALLATRGGLKQLVQQDPRELCARPGMGPVRTAQVMAALELGRRAQRVTERRPRLRTPREIYTYLAPNLSALRREVFHVLCFNARNVLLHDARVAEGTINACPVDPREVFAAAITSRASAIVLAHNHPSGDPEPSGQDLGLTAQLIEAGRVLGIKVLDHVVVGDGTYTSLLERGELPLLGGETKGSWSMAGERG; translated from the coding sequence ATGGAACGGACGGCGGCGTTGGCGACGGTGGGGTGGGAGGAGTCCGCGGGCGATGGGTCGGTGAGGGAGAAACTTCCGGAGGCACAGAGCCCCCGGGAGCGTCTCTTCCGGTTGGGGGCGGCGGCCCTCACCGACCCGGAGCTGCTTTCCGTGGTGCTGGGCTCGCGCTCACAGGCCCTGGCGGAGGCGCTGCTCGCCACGCGAGGGGGGCTCAAGCAACTCGTGCAGCAGGATCCGCGCGAGCTCTGCGCGCGTCCCGGAATGGGGCCGGTGCGCACGGCACAGGTGATGGCGGCGCTGGAGCTGGGACGCCGAGCCCAGCGCGTCACGGAGCGGCGGCCCCGCCTGCGCACCCCGAGGGAGATCTACACGTACCTCGCGCCCAACCTGAGCGCGCTGCGGCGCGAGGTCTTCCACGTGCTGTGCTTCAACGCGCGCAACGTGCTGCTCCACGACGCCCGCGTGGCCGAGGGCACCATCAACGCGTGCCCGGTGGATCCGCGAGAGGTGTTCGCCGCGGCCATCACCTCGCGCGCCTCCGCCATCGTGCTGGCCCACAACCACCCGTCGGGGGATCCGGAGCCCTCGGGGCAGGATCTGGGCCTCACCGCGCAGCTCATCGAGGCGGGCCGGGTGCTGGGCATCAAGGTGTTGGATCACGTGGTGGTGGGAGACGGGACGTACACCTCGCTGCTCGAGCGGGGCGAATTGCCGCTGCTGGGCGGGGAGACGAAAGGCTCATGGAGCATGGCGGGAGAGCGTGGATGA
- a CDS encoding DUF3006 domain-containing protein, producing the protein MMLGALGVAACGGTSGTVQVEVMEDEVAQVVPVGGGKAYVVPRSTLPPGAREGDVVREGRLDAELGARLAREVAEWRARLAVPVPDGLDLDAGASGSLTANKEQ; encoded by the coding sequence ATGATGCTGGGTGCATTGGGTGTAGCGGCATGTGGCGGGACGAGCGGGACCGTTCAGGTGGAGGTGATGGAGGACGAGGTGGCGCAGGTGGTGCCCGTGGGCGGCGGCAAGGCGTACGTGGTGCCGCGCTCCACCCTGCCCCCGGGAGCCCGGGAGGGAGACGTGGTACGGGAGGGCCGCCTGGATGCCGAGCTGGGAGCCCGGCTGGCCCGGGAGGTGGCCGAATGGCGGGCGCGCCTGGCTGTTCCCGTACCTGACGGGCTGGACCTGGACGCAGGAGCCTCTGGGTCGTTGACGGCCAACAAGGAACAGTGA
- a CDS encoding RecQ family ATP-dependent DNA helicase: MRRMPVALPYFEQAQEGLVRHFGLTEFRPGQAQVISSVLSGRNTVVVMPTGAGKSLCYQLPALLLSGVTLVISPLIALMKDQVEQLTGRGIPATFINSSLSDMERADRLRRMRAGEYKLIYVAPERFRSPSFLDALAQVGVELLAVDEAHCISQWGHDFRPDYAQLGQVRKRLRPPRTVALTATATPEVRDDIIRSLLMKDPQVFAEGFDRPNLFLEVFEVGGDEDKRRACAGLASLGGSGIIYCSTRKSAENTHASLIERGVNAILYHAGMDDDARRRAQDEFMSAKEAVAVATNAFGMGIDKPDIRFVAHANIPKAVEAYYQEIGRAGRDRGPAFAALLFNHADVYTQERLIESNHPSEAVLSDMWNVLRSVPEYDKGLHVLAAQAGASEFEISAALRILEREGKVERGSRGEGEYGITLTEKASTTQPHAPDARRLLASLLETFPVGRSATTELPILARRTGLSGDEIQHALKLLERAGALRVRRPFSGRTIRALSQVPFRELGVDLSKVREQERRSMLHLKRMTDYAYTKRCRRAFILQYFGQQDVEPTCGNCDTCAGSRMRRLEGLARSSTAPRATPTLAPGRPEGYSELAATELRRWRKELARELEVPPFIIFNDETLRGLAAALPIDRESFLTVKGTGESRWERFGPKVVEICLMARAAGHEPVAVAPVPPRVRKSRSARH, from the coding sequence ATGCGACGGATGCCGGTGGCCCTGCCCTACTTCGAGCAAGCCCAGGAGGGACTGGTCCGCCATTTCGGGCTGACCGAGTTCAGGCCGGGGCAGGCCCAGGTCATCAGCTCCGTGTTGAGTGGGCGCAACACCGTGGTGGTGATGCCCACGGGCGCGGGGAAGAGCCTGTGCTACCAGCTCCCCGCCCTGCTCCTGTCCGGAGTGACGCTCGTCATCTCCCCCCTCATCGCGCTGATGAAGGATCAGGTGGAGCAGCTCACCGGCCGTGGCATCCCCGCCACGTTCATCAACTCGTCCCTGTCGGACATGGAGCGCGCGGACCGCCTCCGCCGCATGCGGGCGGGCGAGTACAAGCTCATCTACGTGGCGCCCGAGCGCTTCCGCAGCCCCAGCTTCCTGGACGCGCTGGCGCAGGTGGGGGTGGAGCTGCTCGCCGTGGACGAGGCCCACTGTATTTCCCAGTGGGGCCATGACTTCCGGCCGGACTACGCGCAGCTCGGCCAGGTGCGCAAGCGCCTGCGTCCGCCGCGCACCGTGGCCCTCACCGCCACGGCCACCCCCGAGGTGCGCGACGACATCATCCGCTCCCTGCTGATGAAGGATCCGCAGGTGTTCGCCGAGGGCTTCGACCGGCCCAACCTCTTCCTGGAGGTGTTCGAGGTCGGCGGGGACGAGGACAAGCGCCGGGCCTGCGCGGGGCTGGCGTCGCTGGGAGGCAGCGGCATCATCTACTGCTCCACCCGTAAGTCGGCGGAGAACACGCACGCGTCGCTGATCGAGCGGGGGGTGAACGCCATCCTCTACCACGCGGGGATGGACGATGACGCGCGGCGCCGCGCCCAGGACGAGTTCATGTCCGCCAAGGAGGCGGTGGCGGTGGCCACCAATGCCTTCGGCATGGGCATCGACAAGCCGGACATCCGCTTCGTCGCCCACGCCAACATCCCCAAGGCGGTGGAGGCGTACTACCAGGAGATCGGCCGCGCGGGCCGCGACAGGGGGCCGGCCTTCGCCGCGCTCCTCTTCAACCACGCGGACGTCTACACGCAGGAGCGGCTCATCGAGAGCAACCACCCCTCGGAGGCGGTGCTCTCGGACATGTGGAACGTGCTGCGGAGCGTGCCCGAGTACGACAAGGGCCTGCACGTCCTGGCCGCCCAGGCGGGCGCCAGCGAGTTCGAGATCTCCGCCGCGCTGCGCATCCTCGAGCGCGAGGGCAAGGTGGAGCGCGGGAGCCGCGGCGAAGGTGAGTACGGCATCACCCTGACGGAGAAGGCCTCCACGACCCAGCCCCATGCCCCGGATGCCCGGCGCCTGCTGGCCTCGCTGTTGGAGACGTTCCCCGTGGGGCGCTCCGCCACCACCGAGCTCCCCATCCTCGCGCGGCGCACCGGGCTGTCCGGCGATGAAATCCAGCACGCGTTGAAGCTGCTGGAGCGGGCCGGAGCGCTGCGGGTGCGCCGTCCCTTCTCGGGGCGAACCATCCGCGCGCTGTCGCAGGTGCCCTTCCGCGAGCTGGGCGTGGACCTGAGCAAGGTGCGCGAGCAGGAGCGGCGCTCCATGCTGCACCTCAAGCGGATGACGGACTACGCCTACACGAAGCGCTGCCGGCGGGCCTTCATCCTCCAGTACTTCGGACAGCAGGACGTGGAGCCCACCTGCGGCAACTGCGACACGTGCGCCGGGAGCCGGATGAGGCGCCTGGAGGGACTGGCCCGCTCCTCCACCGCGCCCCGCGCCACGCCGACGCTGGCACCGGGACGGCCCGAGGGCTACAGCGAGCTGGCCGCCACCGAGCTGCGCCGCTGGCGCAAGGAGCTCGCGCGCGAGCTCGAGGTGCCGCCCTTCATCATCTTCAACGACGAGACGCTGCGGGGGCTCGCCGCGGCCCTCCCCATCGATCGCGAGTCCTTCCTCACGGTGAAGGGCACGGGCGAGAGCCGCTGGGAGCGGTTCGGACCCAAGGTGGTGGAGATCTGCCTCATGGCCCGCGCCGCCGGCCACGAACCGGTCGCGGTGGCCCCCGTGCCGCCCCGGGTACGCAAGTCCCGGAGCGCCCGCCACTGA